Proteins encoded by one window of Emticicia oligotrophica DSM 17448:
- the aceB gene encoding malate synthase A, producing the protein MRTNTDTSVDILGEVKPAYETILTPEAIDFIIGLHKRFNWRREDLLTQRQERQHRIDAGEMPNFLESTKQIRESEWQINPIPQDLQNRRVEITGPVDRRMIINALNSGAKVFMADFEDANSPTWDNCIEGQLNLRAAIRREIDFIAENGRTYSLNEKTAVLKVRPRGWHLLEKHLEVEGEPISASIFDFGLYFFHNAKQLIENGSGPYFYLPKLESHLEARLWDDIFVAAQETLGIPIGTIKVTVLIETILAAFEMDEIIYELRRHLAGLNAGRWDYIFSVIKKFRNHAEFILPDRADVTMRVPFMRAYTQLLVKTCHRRGAHAIGGMAAFIPNRRDEKVNTLAFERVTADKELEVNNGFDGTWVAHPDLVPVAMEAFNKKLGEKSHQKEILREDVRVTADDLLDVRIDNATITENGLRTNINVGILYIDSWLRGIGAAAIHNLMEDAATAEISRAQIWQWLKHRVKTQEGDIIEPNYYHQLLVEEVEKIKKLAENGQIPEGKYKKAAELFNTLVMKRQFSEFLTLGAYKELE; encoded by the coding sequence ATGCGAACAAATACCGACACCTCAGTAGATATCTTAGGCGAAGTAAAACCAGCCTATGAGACAATCTTAACTCCTGAAGCCATTGATTTTATTATTGGGCTACACAAAAGGTTCAATTGGAGAAGAGAAGATTTATTGACACAACGCCAAGAGCGTCAGCATAGAATCGATGCTGGTGAAATGCCTAACTTTTTAGAGTCTACTAAACAGATAAGAGAATCGGAGTGGCAAATAAATCCTATTCCACAAGATTTGCAAAATCGACGAGTTGAGATTACTGGCCCCGTTGACCGACGAATGATAATCAATGCTCTCAATTCAGGAGCAAAAGTTTTCATGGCTGATTTCGAGGATGCTAATTCTCCTACTTGGGATAATTGTATAGAAGGCCAGTTGAATTTACGAGCAGCCATTCGTCGTGAGATAGATTTTATAGCAGAAAATGGTAGAACTTATTCTTTGAATGAAAAAACGGCTGTGTTGAAAGTAAGACCAAGAGGATGGCATTTGTTAGAAAAGCATTTAGAAGTTGAGGGAGAACCAATTTCAGCGTCAATTTTTGACTTTGGCTTGTATTTTTTTCATAATGCAAAACAGCTTATTGAAAATGGCAGTGGTCCATATTTTTACTTACCTAAACTTGAAAGTCATTTAGAAGCACGTTTATGGGATGATATTTTCGTAGCAGCCCAAGAAACTTTGGGTATTCCAATTGGAACAATCAAGGTTACGGTTTTGATAGAAACGATTTTGGCTGCTTTTGAGATGGATGAGATAATCTACGAGCTTCGCCGTCATTTAGCTGGTCTAAACGCTGGTCGATGGGATTATATCTTTAGTGTAATCAAAAAATTTAGAAATCATGCAGAATTTATCTTGCCTGATCGTGCAGATGTAACGATGCGAGTACCTTTTATGCGTGCCTATACTCAATTATTGGTTAAAACTTGTCATCGAAGAGGGGCACATGCTATTGGAGGAATGGCTGCATTTATTCCGAATCGGAGAGATGAAAAAGTTAATACTTTGGCTTTTGAGAGAGTAACTGCCGATAAAGAACTCGAAGTAAATAATGGATTTGATGGAACTTGGGTAGCTCACCCAGATTTGGTGCCAGTGGCTATGGAAGCATTCAATAAGAAATTAGGGGAAAAGTCTCACCAAAAAGAAATTTTGAGGGAGGATGTAAGGGTAACTGCAGACGATTTATTGGATGTAAGAATTGATAATGCCACAATAACAGAAAACGGTCTTCGAACGAATATCAATGTAGGAATTCTTTACATAGATTCTTGGTTACGAGGCATTGGTGCTGCTGCCATACATAATTTAATGGAAGATGCTGCAACTGCCGAAATCTCAAGAGCACAAATTTGGCAATGGCTGAAACATCGGGTGAAGACTCAAGAAGGAGATATTATTGAACCTAATTATTACCATCAACTACTGGTTGAAGAAGTGGAAAAGATTAAAAAATTGGCAGAAAATGGTCAAATTCCAGAGGGGAAATATAAAAAAGCAGCAGAGTTATTCAATACATTAGTTATGAAACGCCAATTCAGCGAATTTCTGACTTTAGGTGCATATAAAGAACTTGAATAA
- the glmS gene encoding glutamine--fructose-6-phosphate transaminase (isomerizing), translating to MCGIVAYVGHREAAPLIIKGLKRLEYRGYDSSGIALLNSNGLKVYKKKGKVKDLENELRDKELSATIGIGHTRWATHGEPNDVNAHPHYSNSGRFAIIHNGIIENYASIKQSLLNKGYTFQSQTDTEVLVNFVEDIQKNKKCSLEEAVRIALHEVVGAYAIVIMDAENPTQLIAARKGSPLVIGIGDDEFFFASDATPIIEYTKDVVYLDDYEIAVVKDNELTVKNLSNEEIDPYIQTVELELEAIEKGGYEHFMLKEIFEQPRSIADSMRGRINTEDATLVLGGLGSYLDKIAKTKRIVIVACGTSWHAGLVGEYLFEELARINVEVEYASEFRYRNPIIKEGDIVIAISQSGETADTMAALELAKSKGAIILGVCNVVGSSIARITHAGVYTHAGPEIGVASTKAFTAQVTVLSLIAIAVAQKKGTISNELYRELIFGLDAIPSKVEKILKNAEKVKDISKLFTFASNFIFLGRGLNFPVALEGALKLKEISYIHAEGYPAAEMKHGPIALIDEDMPVVFIATKDSSYEKIVSNIQEVKARKGRVIAIVTEGDNLIPNMVDFTIEVPRTNELLSPILTSIPLQLISYYIAVLRGRNVDQPRNLAKSVTVE from the coding sequence ATGTGTGGAATTGTAGCTTATGTGGGGCACAGAGAGGCTGCTCCTTTAATTATTAAAGGATTGAAACGTTTGGAATACCGTGGCTATGATAGCTCGGGCATTGCATTATTGAATAGTAATGGATTAAAAGTATATAAGAAAAAGGGGAAAGTAAAAGACCTTGAAAACGAGCTAAGAGATAAAGAACTTTCTGCTACCATCGGCATTGGCCATACTCGTTGGGCAACACATGGTGAGCCAAACGATGTTAACGCTCACCCTCATTATTCAAATAGTGGAAGATTTGCCATCATTCACAATGGAATTATTGAAAACTATGCTTCAATTAAGCAAAGTCTTTTAAACAAAGGTTATACTTTTCAAAGCCAAACAGATACAGAAGTATTGGTAAACTTTGTAGAAGATATTCAAAAAAACAAGAAGTGTTCGCTAGAAGAAGCCGTAAGAATTGCCCTTCATGAAGTAGTGGGTGCGTATGCCATTGTAATTATGGATGCTGAAAATCCAACCCAACTCATTGCTGCACGCAAGGGAAGTCCTTTAGTGATTGGTATAGGAGATGACGAATTTTTCTTTGCTTCTGATGCTACACCAATTATAGAATATACAAAAGATGTAGTTTATTTAGATGATTACGAAATTGCGGTTGTAAAAGATAATGAACTCACAGTCAAGAATTTATCGAACGAAGAAATTGACCCCTACATTCAAACAGTTGAATTAGAGTTAGAAGCTATTGAAAAAGGTGGTTATGAACATTTCATGCTAAAAGAAATCTTCGAGCAACCACGTTCGATTGCCGATTCGATGCGTGGGCGTATCAATACTGAAGATGCCACATTGGTTTTGGGAGGTTTGGGAAGTTATTTAGATAAAATTGCCAAAACTAAACGAATTGTAATTGTTGCTTGTGGTACTTCTTGGCATGCTGGATTAGTGGGTGAATATTTATTTGAAGAATTGGCACGTATCAATGTTGAAGTGGAATATGCCTCTGAATTTAGATACCGAAATCCAATCATCAAAGAGGGAGATATTGTGATTGCTATTTCGCAATCTGGAGAAACTGCCGATACAATGGCCGCTTTGGAACTGGCCAAATCGAAAGGGGCTATTATTTTGGGCGTTTGTAATGTAGTTGGTTCGTCCATTGCTCGTATTACTCATGCGGGAGTTTACACTCACGCAGGGCCTGAAATCGGGGTAGCCAGTACAAAAGCATTTACAGCACAAGTAACGGTGCTTTCTTTGATAGCTATTGCGGTGGCTCAAAAGAAAGGCACTATCAGCAATGAGCTTTATCGTGAATTAATATTTGGATTAGACGCAATACCGAGTAAAGTTGAGAAAATTTTAAAAAATGCAGAAAAAGTAAAAGATATTTCAAAACTATTCACATTTGCATCAAATTTCATCTTCTTGGGTCGTGGGTTAAATTTCCCAGTTGCATTAGAAGGAGCCTTGAAATTAAAAGAGATTTCATACATTCATGCCGAAGGATATCCAGCCGCAGAAATGAAACACGGCCCAATTGCATTGATTGATGAAGATATGCCAGTGGTATTTATTGCTACCAAGGATAGTTCATATGAGAAAATTGTTTCGAATATTCAAGAAGTAAAAGCTCGTAAAGGTAGAGTAATTGCAATTGTTACAGAAGGAGATAATTTGATTCCTAACATGGTGGACTTCACGATTGAAGTACCAAGAACCAACGAACTTTTATCGCCAATATTGACTTCTATTCCATTGCAATTAATATCTTATTATATCGCCGTACTTCGTGGAAGAAACGTTGACCAACCACGTAACCTTGCAAAATCGGTTACTGTGGAGTAA
- a CDS encoding FdhF/YdeP family oxidoreductase has translation MSKINPQPPTDFTGIKTAEPAKEAAGFTAVFSSVKHVFGAMPIRRGLKSLLNLNQKGGVDCPSCAWPDPDGQRSKIAEYCENGAKSIAEEATTRKVTPVFFQKYSVAELSQKSDYWLSQQGRLTHPLIVREGVQHYEKISWTDAFQLIGNQLNSLDSPDEAIFYTSGRTSNEAAFLYQLFIRMYGTNNMPDCSNMCHESSGSALGETLGLGKGSVKLEDFEKAEVIMILGQNPGTNHPRMLSALEKAKRAGTKIISVNPLVEAGLLKFKHPQEVKDVLFGGEKLTDIYLQIRINGDLALLKAFNKILFEAEKQTGEVFDKDFLINHTENYENYIKSLEKESLEQLSAECGIALEEIRAAAELLITNKKIIVCWAMGLTQHKNSVPTIREVVNLLLLKGSIGIEGGGTCPVRGHSNVQGDRTMGIFERPKAEFLNNLQKVFGFEPPRKHGYDIVEAIKAMAEGKAKVFIGLGGNFLSATPDTEFTAKALQNCDLTVHISTKLNRSHLIHGKSALILPTLGRTDLDMQAGGEQFVSVEDSMGVVHSSKGNLKPVSEHLLSEPAIVAGIAKATLKSTNLDWDKLIANYDNIRDLIEQSIAGFDNYNIRVRNDGGFYLPNPPRERKFSTDTQKAKFTINTLENIKLAEGEYLMMTIRSHDQFNTTIYGLDDRYRGIFNERRIIMMNETDMQEAKFEKYQVVNLYNNHGGIERIAEKFIVVPYNIPQKCVATYFPEANVLVPIDSFADISKTPTSKSVVIRMKPMYKNLGRVL, from the coding sequence ATGTCAAAAATAAACCCCCAACCACCCACCGATTTTACAGGAATAAAAACTGCTGAACCAGCCAAAGAAGCAGCGGGTTTTACTGCGGTATTTTCTTCTGTAAAGCACGTTTTTGGTGCGATGCCAATCAGACGAGGCCTAAAATCTCTATTAAACTTAAATCAAAAAGGTGGTGTCGATTGCCCCAGTTGTGCATGGCCAGACCCTGATGGTCAACGTTCAAAAATTGCTGAATATTGTGAAAATGGAGCAAAATCCATTGCCGAGGAAGCCACTACGAGAAAAGTTACTCCCGTTTTTTTTCAAAAATATTCGGTGGCAGAGCTTTCACAAAAATCTGATTATTGGTTGAGTCAGCAGGGAAGATTAACGCATCCTTTAATTGTAAGAGAAGGAGTACAGCACTACGAAAAAATATCTTGGACTGATGCTTTTCAACTTATTGGTAATCAATTAAATAGCTTAGATTCACCTGATGAGGCAATATTTTATACATCTGGAAGAACAAGTAATGAGGCCGCCTTTTTATACCAACTTTTTATCAGAATGTATGGTACAAACAATATGCCCGATTGCTCAAATATGTGTCACGAGTCAAGTGGCTCGGCTTTGGGTGAAACTTTAGGTTTAGGAAAGGGTTCGGTCAAATTAGAAGATTTTGAGAAGGCAGAAGTGATTATGATTCTCGGGCAAAACCCCGGTACAAATCATCCAAGAATGCTTTCTGCTCTCGAAAAGGCCAAACGTGCAGGAACAAAAATAATATCAGTAAATCCTTTAGTCGAAGCAGGTTTGTTGAAGTTTAAGCATCCACAAGAAGTAAAAGATGTATTGTTTGGTGGTGAAAAACTAACGGATATTTATTTACAAATAAGAATCAATGGAGATTTGGCCTTATTAAAAGCCTTCAACAAGATTTTATTTGAAGCAGAAAAGCAAACAGGAGAGGTTTTTGATAAAGATTTTTTAATTAATCATACAGAAAACTACGAAAATTATATAAAAAGCCTTGAAAAGGAATCTTTAGAGCAGCTTTCAGCCGAATGTGGTATTGCCTTAGAAGAAATAAGAGCGGCGGCTGAATTATTGATTACAAATAAAAAAATTATCGTTTGCTGGGCCATGGGGCTAACCCAGCATAAAAATTCAGTGCCAACCATTCGTGAGGTGGTTAATCTTCTTTTATTAAAAGGAAGTATTGGTATTGAAGGTGGTGGAACTTGCCCCGTACGTGGACACTCAAACGTTCAAGGCGACCGCACAATGGGTATCTTTGAAAGACCTAAAGCAGAATTTTTAAATAATCTACAAAAAGTATTTGGTTTTGAACCTCCACGAAAGCATGGTTATGATATTGTAGAGGCTATCAAAGCAATGGCGGAAGGTAAAGCAAAAGTTTTTATTGGTTTGGGAGGTAATTTCTTATCAGCTACACCCGATACTGAGTTTACGGCTAAAGCCCTGCAAAATTGCGATTTAACGGTTCATATTTCTACCAAACTCAATCGTAGTCATCTAATTCACGGAAAATCGGCTTTGATTTTGCCAACTTTAGGCCGAACTGACCTTGATATGCAAGCAGGTGGCGAACAATTTGTTTCGGTTGAAGATTCGATGGGAGTGGTGCATAGTAGCAAAGGAAATCTAAAGCCTGTCTCTGAACATTTGCTGAGCGAACCAGCCATCGTAGCAGGAATCGCAAAAGCGACTTTAAAAAGTACAAATCTTGATTGGGATAAACTCATAGCCAATTATGATAATATCAGAGATTTAATTGAGCAATCAATAGCAGGTTTTGATAATTATAATATCCGTGTTCGAAATGATGGAGGTTTCTATTTACCAAATCCTCCTCGTGAAAGAAAATTTTCAACCGATACTCAAAAAGCCAAGTTTACTATAAATACATTGGAAAACATAAAATTGGCAGAAGGTGAGTATTTGATGATGACTATTAGAAGTCATGACCAATTTAATACTACAATCTATGGTTTAGATGACCGATACCGAGGGATTTTTAATGAAAGAAGAATCATTATGATGAATGAAACTGATATGCAAGAAGCAAAATTTGAAAAATATCAGGTGGTGAATCTTTATAATAATCACGGTGGGATTGAGCGAATAGCTGAGAAATTTATCGTTGTACCTTACAATATTCCGCAAAAATGTGTGGCAACTTATTTTCCAGAAGCCAATGTTTTAGTACCGATTGATAGTTTCGCTGATATTAGTAAAACTCCAACTTCAAAATCGGTTGTAATTAGAATGAAGCCTATGTATAAAAACCTTGGCAGGGTTTTGTAA
- the fdhD gene encoding formate dehydrogenase accessory sulfurtransferase FdhD: protein MYGIKSFEIKKFGAKNVEKTPDLVAWEEPLEIRLGFGNEQNRQQKSISVTMRTPTGHDFELALGFLFTEGIISQIEDILSIHYCTDAGRQAEQNIVRIELKPSIEVDFRNSERYFYATSSCGVCGKATIEAIEQKCPIIPKSDFKVSVEFIQSLLKILTKHQVFFQYTGGLHAAMIHSPIDNEIGVLREDIGRHNALDKVIGAAFQANILPLKHNILVMSSRASFEIIQKAAMAGIPIIACVGAPSSLAIETAQSLGVTLIGFLRENGFNVYSHESRIE from the coding sequence ATGTACGGAATAAAATCTTTTGAAATAAAGAAATTTGGGGCGAAAAATGTGGAAAAAACACCCGATTTGGTAGCTTGGGAAGAGCCTTTAGAAATTCGTTTAGGGTTTGGAAATGAACAAAATCGACAACAAAAGAGTATTTCAGTCACGATGAGAACGCCCACTGGTCATGATTTTGAGTTGGCATTAGGTTTTTTATTTACGGAGGGTATCATTAGTCAAATAGAAGATATTTTATCTATTCATTATTGTACTGATGCTGGCCGACAAGCCGAGCAAAATATAGTAAGAATAGAGTTAAAGCCATCCATAGAAGTAGATTTTCGAAATTCTGAACGCTACTTTTATGCAACGTCAAGTTGTGGTGTATGTGGGAAAGCCACCATCGAAGCGATTGAGCAAAAATGCCCGATTATTCCTAAAAGTGATTTCAAAGTTTCAGTTGAGTTTATACAGAGTTTACTTAAAATTTTAACAAAGCATCAGGTTTTTTTTCAATATACAGGCGGTTTGCATGCCGCTATGATTCATTCGCCTATTGATAATGAAATAGGAGTATTGAGAGAAGACATTGGTCGCCATAACGCCCTTGATAAAGTTATAGGAGCAGCATTTCAAGCTAATATTTTACCACTTAAGCATAATATTCTGGTTATGAGCAGTCGGGCAAGTTTTGAAATAATTCAGAAAGCAGCAATGGCGGGTATTCCGATTATAGCTTGTGTGGGAGCACCTTCAAGTTTGGCCATCGAAACAGCCCAATCATTGGGAGTTACGTTAATTGGATTTTTAAGAGAAAATGGGTTTAATGTTTATTCGCACGAAAGCCGAATTGAATAA
- a CDS encoding prolyl oligopeptidase family serine peptidase → MKKILISLLFPSLAMAQYNYPVTKKIDHTDTYHGTVVADPYRWLEDDRSAETSEWVKQQNEVTNKYFEQIPYRGEIMKRLEKIYNYPKYSSPSRKGEWFYFYKNDGLQNQSVLYRQKGLDGIPELVIDPNKLSADGTTRLVQFVLSKDGKYGAMALSKGGSDWQDIVIMDMATKQNLKDKLEWVKVSGISWQGNGFYYSRYPKPEGSALAAKNENHQVFFHKVGTSQAEDELVFEDKTNPQRFNGVYTSEDQKFAFLSISDRGKGKDGNALYYRAAGEKEFKPIVSEITNSSYSIVDNVGQAFLVQTNHNAPNDKVEKFDIVTGKWSTILPEKPEPLQGVSSAGGKLFALYLKDVTTRVYVYDFNGKLENEVQLPSLGSAGGFGGEADDKFVFYTFSTFNYPPTIFRYDIASKKSTVFRSPEVDFKATDFETKQVFYTSKDGTKIPMFIVYKKGLKLNGQNPTLLYGYGGFNVNLNPSFNPTLIPFLEQGGVYASANLRGGGEYGEKWHEQGMKLKKQNVFDDFIAAGEYLINQKYCDNAHLAIRGGSNGGLLVGAVMNQRPDLAKVAIPQVGVMDMLRFQKFTIGWNWIADYGSSDNAEEFKTLYGYSPIHNIKSGINYPATLITTADHDDRVVPAHSFKYAATLQEKGAGSSKNPLLIKIDTNSGHGASNTKKNLESTADIYAFIWWNMGFVPNF, encoded by the coding sequence ATGAAAAAAATTCTAATTTCTCTCTTGTTCCCCAGTTTAGCAATGGCTCAGTATAATTATCCAGTAACAAAAAAAATCGACCACACCGACACGTATCATGGTACCGTAGTTGCCGACCCTTATCGTTGGCTTGAAGATGACCGTTCGGCAGAAACCTCCGAGTGGGTAAAACAACAAAATGAAGTAACCAATAAATACTTCGAGCAAATTCCGTATCGTGGCGAAATCATGAAACGATTGGAAAAAATCTATAATTACCCCAAATATTCTTCTCCTTCACGCAAAGGAGAATGGTTCTATTTCTACAAAAATGATGGTTTACAGAATCAATCTGTACTTTATCGCCAAAAAGGGCTTGATGGCATACCAGAGTTAGTTATTGACCCCAATAAACTTTCTGCCGATGGTACTACACGTTTGGTACAATTTGTATTATCGAAAGATGGAAAGTATGGAGCAATGGCTTTATCGAAAGGTGGTTCTGACTGGCAAGATATTGTAATTATGGATATGGCTACGAAACAAAACCTAAAAGATAAACTCGAATGGGTGAAAGTTTCGGGTATTTCGTGGCAAGGAAATGGTTTTTATTATAGCCGTTATCCGAAACCAGAAGGAAGTGCTTTAGCCGCCAAAAACGAAAATCATCAAGTATTTTTTCATAAAGTTGGTACAAGTCAGGCAGAAGATGAGCTGGTTTTTGAAGATAAAACCAATCCTCAACGCTTCAATGGCGTTTATACGAGTGAAGACCAAAAATTTGCATTCTTGAGCATCAGCGACCGTGGTAAAGGAAAAGATGGAAATGCCCTTTATTACAGAGCTGCGGGCGAGAAAGAATTTAAACCAATAGTTTCGGAAATTACCAATTCGAGTTATAGCATTGTTGATAATGTTGGTCAAGCATTTTTGGTACAAACCAACCACAATGCACCCAATGATAAAGTAGAAAAGTTTGATATTGTCACTGGTAAATGGTCAACGATTTTACCCGAAAAACCAGAGCCATTACAAGGAGTAAGTTCGGCAGGTGGTAAGTTATTTGCCTTGTATTTGAAAGATGTCACGACTCGTGTGTATGTCTATGATTTCAACGGAAAGCTTGAAAATGAAGTACAATTACCATCTTTGGGTTCGGCAGGTGGCTTTGGTGGCGAAGCTGATGATAAATTTGTGTTCTATACTTTCAGCACCTTCAACTACCCTCCTACTATTTTCAGGTACGATATTGCAAGCAAGAAAAGTACGGTTTTCCGCTCGCCAGAAGTAGATTTTAAAGCAACTGATTTTGAAACGAAACAAGTTTTCTATACAAGTAAAGATGGCACGAAAATTCCGATGTTTATTGTCTATAAAAAAGGCTTAAAACTCAATGGACAAAATCCAACATTGCTTTATGGCTACGGAGGCTTTAATGTAAACTTAAATCCAAGTTTTAATCCAACCCTAATTCCATTCTTGGAACAAGGTGGCGTTTATGCTTCTGCGAACCTTCGTGGTGGTGGCGAATACGGCGAAAAATGGCATGAGCAAGGTATGAAACTCAAAAAACAGAATGTTTTTGATGATTTTATTGCGGCAGGAGAATATTTAATTAATCAAAAATATTGTGATAACGCTCATTTGGCCATTCGTGGTGGTTCAAATGGTGGTCTTTTGGTTGGAGCAGTAATGAATCAACGTCCAGATTTAGCAAAAGTGGCTATTCCACAAGTGGGTGTAATGGATATGCTTCGTTTCCAAAAATTTACAATCGGTTGGAACTGGATTGCCGATTATGGTTCGTCGGATAATGCTGAAGAGTTTAAAACTTTATACGGTTATTCTCCGATTCATAACATAAAATCGGGTATTAATTACCCAGCAACACTCATCACAACGGCCGACCACGATGATAGAGTTGTGCCAGCTCACTCATTCAAATATGCTGCTACATTACAAGAAAAAGGAGCCGGAAGCAGCAAAAATCCATTATTAATAAAGATTGATACAAACTCTGGTCATGGAGCAAGTAATACCAAGAAAAACCTCGAATCAACTGCTGATATTTATGCGTTTATTTGGTGGAATATGGGCTTTGTGCCGAATTTTTAA
- a CDS encoding DUF4238 domain-containing protein yields the protein MTNNPRNHHLVPQKGYLEKFTNRNKQIFKCKLDTKLPQKFKGFATAAICYDKDYYKFDNVSLLNPYNIQDPFYIEKNVFQKYENRIGIVIDKIAKKQSFLTKDDCEKLIFGLVDIKFRNPFFRKSDYVKTIDNVVDEMINDVFFIEHISKEFNLPIELAIEATYLSKENLKNNTSKDLHNLFLLNRHLEEKSIHNYINFLLINLDWQILYSPINNQFITSDNPGFCLESGMLFNTKFKGNFTFIFPLTSRLALQISANKHSHSKNDLKILNYLNIPYELVHFINLQTAAVANNEIYGANENVLRTVWNSTQQYKSTPK from the coding sequence ATGACCAATAATCCAAGAAACCACCATCTTGTTCCACAAAAAGGATACTTAGAAAAGTTTACCAATCGAAATAAACAAATTTTTAAGTGTAAATTAGATACAAAATTACCTCAGAAGTTTAAAGGGTTTGCTACAGCTGCAATATGCTATGATAAAGATTACTATAAATTTGATAATGTAAGTTTGCTGAATCCATACAACATACAAGACCCATTTTATATTGAAAAAAATGTATTTCAAAAATATGAGAATCGCATTGGAATTGTAATAGATAAAATTGCAAAAAAACAGTCTTTTTTGACAAAAGATGATTGTGAAAAGCTAATTTTTGGTTTGGTTGATATAAAATTCAGAAATCCATTTTTTAGAAAATCTGATTATGTTAAGACTATTGATAATGTAGTCGATGAAATGATTAATGATGTTTTTTTTATTGAACATATTTCAAAAGAATTCAATTTACCCATTGAATTAGCTATTGAAGCGACTTACTTATCAAAAGAGAATTTAAAAAATAATACATCTAAAGACCTTCATAATTTATTTTTACTTAATCGACATTTAGAAGAAAAGTCAATTCATAATTACATTAATTTTTTACTAATAAATCTCGATTGGCAAATCCTTTATTCTCCAATAAATAATCAATTTATAACATCAGATAATCCTGGATTTTGTTTAGAATCGGGTATGTTATTTAATACTAAATTCAAAGGTAACTTTACATTCATCTTCCCTCTAACTTCGAGATTAGCTTTACAAATATCTGCTAATAAACATTCACATTCAAAGAATGATTTAAAAATATTGAATTACTTAAACATTCCTTATGAATTAGTTCATTTTATAAATTTACAGACAGCAGCAGTTGCTAATAATGAAATCTATGGGGCTAATGAAAATGTTCTACGAACTGTTTGGAACAGTACCCAACAATACAAAAGTACCCCAAAATAA